One window of the Candidatus Omnitrophota bacterium genome contains the following:
- the rpsI gene encoding 30S ribosomal protein S9 has translation MVEIVKYAATGRRKCAIARVNIMPGTGIIRINKRSFEGYFPSETDRITVLAPLEATNNINKFDMTAKVSGGGISGQADAVKLGLSRALSLCDNDTRGVLKKAKFLTRDARIKERMKPGQKGARKKFQWVKR, from the coding sequence ATGGTCGAAATTGTAAAATATGCAGCAACAGGTCGTCGAAAATGCGCCATTGCACGCGTTAATATTATGCCAGGAACTGGAATTATAAGAATCAACAAACGTTCTTTTGAAGGATATTTCCCATCTGAAACAGACCGTATCACTGTCTTAGCGCCTTTAGAAGCCACAAACAATATCAATAAATTTGACATGACAGCAAAAGTATCTGGTGGTGGAATTTCAGGACAAGCTGACGCAGTCAAGCTCGGCTTATCACGGGCATTATCTTTATGCGATAATGATACACGAGGTGTTTTGAAAAAAGCAAAATTTTTAACACGCGACGCTAGAATTAAGGAAAGAATGAAGCCAGGGCAGAAGGGAGCTCGAAAGAAGTTTCAATGGGTTAAGCGTTAA
- the fabF gene encoding beta-ketoacyl-ACP synthase II: MEKCRVVVTGVGVTSPVGTGVDKFWNSLINGKSGIHRIEQFDPTEYPSKICGDVRDFNPEDHFDSKEARKISRFVQLAVVASREAIKSAQLDVTKIDADRMGVIIGSGVGALQSFEQNHKLLLERGPRKISPFFIPQFIVNEAAGQVAIDTGAKGMATCVVTACASGTNSIGDALRFMQFGEMDIMIAGGTEAANTPMGIGGFSAIKALSQRNDEPERASRPFDLNRDGFVMAEGAGIVVLETLEHAKKRGAPILAEFVGYGRTSDAYHITAPEPSGNGAAKAMLGALKDAGLKPEDVDYINAHGTSTNLNDKTETLAIKLAFGNYAKKVAVSSTKSMTGHLLGAAGGVEFVASVMAVKNNIIPPTINYETPDPECDLDYVPNKARQTNVNVALSNSLGFGGHNGTLAVKKFKE; this comes from the coding sequence ATGGAAAAATGCAGAGTAGTCGTTACAGGCGTTGGGGTCACATCTCCTGTCGGAACAGGTGTTGACAAATTCTGGAACTCGTTAATTAACGGCAAAAGCGGTATTCACCGTATCGAACAATTTGATCCAACAGAATACCCTTCCAAAATTTGTGGAGACGTCAGAGACTTCAACCCCGAAGATCACTTTGATTCTAAAGAAGCACGAAAAATATCTCGATTTGTACAGCTTGCCGTTGTTGCATCGCGAGAAGCTATTAAAAGCGCACAGCTTGATGTCACAAAAATTGATGCCGACCGCATGGGTGTTATTATCGGGTCAGGCGTTGGTGCTCTTCAATCATTTGAGCAGAATCATAAGCTTTTGCTTGAACGGGGACCACGAAAAATTTCTCCATTCTTTATTCCACAATTTATTGTTAACGAAGCGGCTGGCCAAGTTGCCATTGACACAGGAGCCAAGGGGATGGCCACTTGCGTTGTCACCGCCTGTGCTTCGGGCACAAACTCAATCGGAGATGCTCTTCGATTTATGCAATTTGGTGAAATGGATATTATGATTGCTGGTGGAACAGAAGCAGCCAATACTCCAATGGGCATTGGTGGTTTTTCTGCGATTAAAGCACTATCTCAAAGAAACGACGAACCAGAGAGAGCAAGTCGCCCTTTTGATTTAAATCGCGATGGTTTTGTTATGGCTGAAGGCGCAGGCATTGTTGTTCTAGAAACACTAGAACATGCCAAAAAAAGAGGCGCGCCAATTTTAGCAGAATTTGTTGGATACGGCCGAACTTCAGACGCATACCACATTACAGCGCCTGAACCTTCGGGAAATGGCGCTGCAAAAGCAATGCTTGGCGCTTTAAAAGATGCCGGTTTGAAACCTGAAGATGTTGACTACATTAATGCACACGGAACATCAACTAACCTGAATGATAAAACTGAAACACTAGCAATTAAATTAGCTTTTGGCAATTATGCCAAAAAAGTTGCAGTTAGCTCAACAAAATCTATGACCGGACACCTTTTAGGAGCCGCCGGTGGAGTTGAATTTGTTGCATCGGTCATGGCAGTTAAAAACAACATTATTCCACCAACAATTAATTATGAAACCCCTGATCCAGAATGCGACCTTGACTATGTGCCTAATAAAGCACGCCAAACAAACGTTAATGTTGCATTGTCAAACTCTCTTGGGTTCGGTGGACACAACGGAACACTTGCCGTTAAAAAATTCAAAGAATAA
- the truA gene encoding tRNA pseudouridine(38-40) synthase TruA produces the protein MRTIKLTVEYDGTKFSGWQIQAKGERTIQGEIKKALEKILNEKITLIGSGRTDQGVHAIGQVAHFTTNSLLDPKRIGKALNTKLPSDIVVLKSVKVKNDFHAQYGAQSKIYRYTILNRDAPSAYAKNFCHHCPQKLDLNAMKKATTKFLGKKDFASVAAMDVAKRKSGKIIDTIRTIKKINIQKKKNIITIDIEATGFLYKMVRNITGTLIQVGLGKISPNQIPEILKARNRKLAGPTGPAKGLCLLKVKY, from the coding sequence ATGCGCACAATCAAGCTCACAGTAGAATACGATGGAACAAAATTCTCTGGTTGGCAGATTCAAGCAAAAGGCGAGAGAACTATTCAAGGTGAAATCAAAAAAGCTTTAGAAAAAATCTTAAATGAAAAAATCACTTTAATCGGATCCGGGCGAACCGATCAAGGTGTTCATGCCATCGGACAAGTTGCACACTTCACGACAAATTCCCTGCTTGATCCGAAAAGAATCGGCAAAGCACTCAATACAAAACTTCCTAGCGATATCGTTGTTCTCAAATCCGTAAAAGTCAAAAACGATTTTCATGCACAATATGGTGCTCAAAGTAAAATCTATCGATATACAATTCTAAATCGAGACGCGCCATCAGCGTACGCAAAAAACTTTTGCCACCATTGCCCACAAAAACTCGATCTCAATGCCATGAAAAAGGCCACAACAAAATTTCTCGGCAAAAAGGATTTTGCATCTGTAGCCGCGATGGATGTAGCAAAAAGAAAATCTGGAAAAATAATCGACACAATCCGAACCATTAAGAAAATTAATATTCAGAAAAAAAAGAACATCATCACAATCGATATCGAAGCAACCGGATTCTTATACAAAATGGTTCGAAACATCACAGGAACGCTTATCCAGGTTGGTCTTGGCAAAATAAGCCCAAACCAAATACCAGAAATTTTAAAAGCAAGAAATCGTAAATTAGCAGGCCCAACAGGACCGGCAAAAGGCCTGTGCCTTTTAAAGGTTAAATATTGA
- a CDS encoding aspartate-semialdehyde dehydrogenase: MKKYNVAIVGIRGAVGQEMLKILEERNFPINELYPMSSRPEDCPEYEFQGRKFKAVKLSHDAFKDVEIALFSPGAAISKEYAPSAVKAGAIVIDNTSQFRMDKDVPLVVPEVNPNDINKNKGIIANPNCSTIQMVVALKPLHDYAKIKRIVVSSYQSVSGAGAEAIAELRAQQKKITKDQTIEKNDIQKFQHQIADNLIPHIDVPQEDFYTKEEIKMVNETKKIMGDDSIKVTATCVRVPVIRAHSESINIETKKKITREKAIELLRNAPGVTIIDDLPNNLYPTPLDAQGKDNTFVGRIREDNTIENGLNLWVVSDNLRKGAALNAIQIAEELIKKNS, encoded by the coding sequence ATGAAAAAATATAATGTTGCTATTGTAGGTATCCGGGGTGCGGTTGGTCAAGAAATGCTTAAAATTCTTGAAGAGCGGAATTTTCCGATAAACGAGCTATACCCAATGTCATCTCGGCCAGAAGATTGTCCCGAATACGAATTTCAAGGTCGGAAATTTAAAGCTGTCAAACTTTCACATGATGCTTTTAAAGACGTTGAAATCGCTCTTTTTTCTCCTGGAGCTGCCATTAGCAAAGAATACGCACCATCTGCTGTAAAGGCAGGAGCCATTGTTATTGATAACACCAGCCAGTTTCGAATGGACAAAGATGTTCCGCTGGTTGTTCCTGAAGTCAATCCAAACGACATTAACAAAAATAAAGGGATTATTGCTAATCCAAATTGCTCAACCATTCAGATGGTGGTCGCACTTAAACCTCTGCACGATTATGCCAAGATCAAACGTATTGTTGTTTCTTCCTATCAATCTGTTTCTGGAGCAGGAGCTGAGGCAATTGCTGAGCTTCGCGCCCAACAAAAAAAGATCACAAAAGACCAAACAATAGAAAAAAATGATATTCAAAAGTTTCAACATCAAATTGCCGATAATTTGATTCCTCATATTGATGTCCCGCAAGAAGATTTTTATACTAAAGAAGAAATTAAGATGGTCAATGAAACAAAGAAAATCATGGGAGATGATTCAATAAAAGTAACGGCCACATGTGTTCGCGTACCTGTTATTCGCGCGCACTCCGAATCAATTAATATTGAAACAAAAAAGAAAATTACCCGAGAAAAAGCCATTGAACTGCTAAGAAATGCTCCAGGAGTGACCATAATAGACGATCTTCCAAACAATCTATATCCAACACCTTTAGATGCTCAAGGGAAAGACAACACTTTTGTTGGTCGCATCCGCGAAGACAATACAATTGAAAATGGTCTCAACCTTTGGGTTGTTTCTGATAATCTTCGCAAAGGCGCAGCTTTAAACGCCATTCAAATCGCCGAAGAACTCATCAAAAAAAATTCCTAA
- a CDS encoding 3-isopropylmalate dehydrogenase produces MKNYKLAIIPGDGTGPEVVNEGLKVLEAVSQQCGFKYETVSYDFGGERYLKTGEILPDSAVEELKTFDSIYLGAIGHPDVKPGILEKGILLKARFDLDQYINLRPVQLYDERFCPLKDKKPEDINFTVVRENSEGLYKGLGEFQNKGTKDEIALQVSHNTRKGVERCLRYAFDYTQKYGKKKMLTLCGKTNVLTFAFDLWERTYYEVAKEYPDVKTDYAHVDATTMWFVKNPEWFDIIVTDNMFGDIITDLGAMIQGGMGIAAGGNINPNGVSMFEPIGGSAPKYTGQNVINPIAAICALAMLLKEIGEEQASLKVENAARSVVTTKLKSLAAGRMGYSTTEVGDLVVQSL; encoded by the coding sequence ATGAAAAACTATAAACTTGCAATTATTCCGGGAGATGGAACAGGCCCTGAAGTTGTTAATGAAGGTCTTAAAGTGTTGGAAGCTGTTTCTCAACAATGCGGCTTTAAATACGAAACTGTTTCCTATGATTTTGGTGGCGAACGCTATTTAAAAACAGGTGAAATTTTACCTGATTCTGCCGTTGAAGAACTTAAAACATTTGATTCAATTTATTTAGGCGCCATCGGGCATCCAGATGTCAAACCAGGTATTTTAGAAAAAGGGATCTTGCTAAAAGCTCGATTTGACCTTGATCAGTACATCAATCTAAGACCAGTTCAACTTTATGATGAGCGATTCTGCCCACTCAAAGATAAAAAACCAGAGGACATTAATTTTACAGTTGTGCGAGAAAATTCCGAAGGTCTTTATAAAGGATTGGGAGAATTTCAAAACAAGGGAACAAAAGACGAAATAGCCCTACAAGTTTCACACAACACGCGAAAAGGCGTTGAACGATGTCTTCGCTATGCATTTGATTATACTCAAAAATATGGCAAGAAGAAAATGCTAACGCTTTGCGGAAAAACAAACGTCTTAACCTTTGCTTTTGATCTTTGGGAAAGAACTTACTATGAAGTAGCCAAAGAATATCCTGATGTCAAAACAGATTATGCACATGTCGATGCAACCACAATGTGGTTTGTCAAAAACCCAGAATGGTTTGATATTATCGTTACAGATAACATGTTTGGCGATATCATTACAGACTTAGGTGCTATGATTCAGGGCGGCATGGGTATTGCAGCTGGTGGAAATATTAATCCAAACGGCGTTTCCATGTTTGAACCTATTGGCGGATCTGCGCCAAAATACACGGGTCAAAATGTTATCAATCCAATCGCAGCAATCTGCGCACTTGCTATGTTACTTAAGGAAATTGGTGAGGAGCAGGCTTCTCTAAAAGTTGAAAATGCCGCAAGATCTGTTGTCACAACAAAATTAAAAAGCCTTGCAGCAGGAAGAATGGGATACTCAACAACTGAAGTTGGCGATTTAGTTGTTCAATCACTTTAA
- the rplM gene encoding 50S ribosomal protein L13, with translation MIKKTKTFIAKPTEIERVCYLVDAKNKVLGRLASRVASILRGKHKPVYTPHVDTGDMVIIINAEKVRITGTKLQKKTYQRYSGYPSGQKTVVMKDMMQRKPTFVLKHAITGMLPKGALGTQMGRKLKIYAGDKHEHGAQKPIVLEV, from the coding sequence ATGATTAAAAAAACAAAAACATTCATAGCAAAACCTACTGAAATTGAAAGGGTATGCTATCTTGTGGACGCAAAAAACAAAGTTTTAGGTCGGCTTGCATCGCGTGTTGCATCAATTTTAAGAGGAAAACATAAACCAGTTTATACTCCACATGTTGATACTGGAGATATGGTCATCATTATTAATGCAGAAAAAGTTCGCATCACTGGAACAAAGCTACAAAAAAAGACATATCAACGCTACTCTGGATACCCATCTGGACAAAAAACAGTTGTTATGAAAGATATGATGCAAAGAAAACCAACTTTTGTTTTAAAACACGCTATTACAGGCATGCTTCCAAAGGGAGCACTTGGAACACAAATGGGCAGAAAACTAAAGATTTATGCTGGTGACAAGCATGAGCATGGTGCCCAAAAACCTATAGTTTTGGAGGTCTAA